The Candidatus Neomarinimicrobiota bacterium genome contains the following window.
GAAGGTAGAGGAGCAGAAGCTCCCGGAACTGGACGACGAGTTCGCGGAGCATGTGCAAGGCGAATCGTCAACGTACGATGAACTGCGGACGGAAATTCAGAAAAATATCCAGTCCCAGTTGGATGATGATGCCAATAACCAGCTCCAGCAGAAGATTGCGCACCAGTTCGTGACCAATTCCGAGGTGGAAGTGCCGGAGTCGATGGTTGATAACTACCTGGATATGCTCATAGAGGACGTGAAGCGTCAGCGAGAACAGGAAGGGCAGCCTCCGGAAATCGATGAGGAGGCGTTTAAGCAGAACTATCGTACCGATGCCATCTTTAATCTCAAGTGGCAGCTCATCAAAAAGCAGATAATCGAAGCAGAAGATCTGGAAGTCGAAGAGGAAGCGGTGGAAGCGCGAATCGATGAGGTGCTGGATAACTATCCCGAAGAGAATCGGGAGGCGGTAAAGAACCTGTACAAGAATCCGCAATATCGCCAGCGGATTGAGGAAGATTTACTGGACGATGTAGTAATGGATCACATCAAATCATTTGTTGAAATTGACGAAACACGAAAGACGACTACCGAAGCACGGCAGGAACAGGAAGCCCGACGGGCAGCAGAGTCCGCGGTAGATGAAGCCGGTTCGGTGGCTGAGGAGTTGAAATAAATGTACGTACCTATGGTCGTTGAGCAGACCGGGCGCTCGGAACGGGCGTATGACATCTATTCCCGTCTGCTTAAAGAGAGAATAATTTTTCTGGGATCCCCCATAAACGATAACGTATCGAGCCTGATAATCGCGCAGCTGATCTTTTTGGAAGCTGACGATCCGGAAAAGGACATCCAGATGTATATCAACACTCCCGGCGGCAGCGTGACGGCTGGCATGGGTATCTACGATACCATGCGTTACATCAAGCCGGATATCGCCACGACCTGCGTGGGGCAGGCGGCCAGTATGGGCGCCGTCCTGTTAGCCGCGGGGACCAAAGGAAAGCGGTCGGCGCTCCCTAACAGCCGGGTAATGATTCACCAGCCGTGGGGCGGTGTAGAAGGTCAGGCGAGTGATATCGAAATCCACGCCAAGGAACTCCTTGGAATGAAGAAGAAACTCAACGGTATTCTGGCGGAATTGACCGGCCAGGACGTGGACAAGGTGTCCAAAGATACCGATCGTAACTATTTTATGAGCGCTGACGAATCCATGGAATACGGATTGGTCGATAATATCCTGGAACAGCGGGAGCTCAAAACCGAGAAAGCTGAAGAATAAGGCCCAAGTGACGAATGGATTCCGATAAACCACAAGAGTCTCAAAACGAACATCAGTATTACTGCAGCTTTTGCGGACGAAGCGCTTCGGAGGTCGAAACGTTGGTCTCCGGCCCCGACGTATATATCTGTGAGCATTGCGTGCTGCATGCCATCGATATTATCAAGGATGATCTGAAGTCCACCAGCGTAAAGGGCCGCGTCGGGATGCCGACACCCCAGCAGATTAAGCAGGAGCTGGATCAGTATGTGATTGGCCAGGAAAACGCCAAACGGTCGATCTCCGTGGCGGTCTACAACCACTATAAGCGTATCCAGAACTACACGCCGTTCGACGAGGTGGAGCTGGAGAAGAGTAACATTCTGATGGTCGGCCCCACCGGGACTGGGAAGACACTCATCGCCCAGACGCTGGCGCGATTCCTGGAAGTTCCGTTCGCCATCGCGGATGCCACGGTGCTGACCGAGGCAGGTTATGTCGGGGAGGATGTGGAGAACATTCTTGTGCGGCTGTTGCAGTCTGCCGACTACGATGTCAAGAAGGCCGAGCGCGGGATTATCTACATTGACGAAGTGGACAAGATCGCCCGGAAGGACGCCAATGCTTCAATTACCAGGGATGTTTCTGGGGAGGGTGTCCAGCAGGCGCTGCTAAAGATGCTGGAGGGTACCACCGCCAGCGTACCGCCAAAAGGCGGACGGAAGCATCCGGAGCAGCACCTTATCAATATTGATACCCGGAACATCTTGTTCATCTGCGGCGGCGCATTTGACCATCTGGACGATATTGTCCGGCGACGCATCGGGAAGAAGTCCATGGGCTTTGACGTGGATATGGAAAACCCGGGACAGATTGAAATCTCCGAATTGCTGGCCAATGTGGAACCGGCGGATCTGCTTCAGTACGGTTTTATCCCGGAATTGGTCGGACGTCTGCCCATCGTGGCATCTCTGGAAGAACTCAGCAAGGATGCCCTGATGACCATCCTACAGCAGCCGAAAAATGCCTTGGTCAAACAGTATAAAAAGCTGTTTGAGATGGACGGGATCGAGCTCTCCTTCGAGGAGGATGCCCTGGAAGCCATCGTGGAGAAGTCCATGAAGCGTAAAACCGGCGCACGGGCTCTGCGGTCAGTGCTGGAAAACGTGATGCTGGATATCATGTACGATCTGCCGGATCGGCAGGATGTCGGCACCTGTGTAATCACAAAAGAGGTCGTCGAAGGGAAGGCTACACCGGAACTCATTCCAATGCGCAAGGGCGCGTAATCCACGTTTTGTTGCCAATAGTGTTAGTAAAACACCATTAGTATATCCTACAAAACGCTTGTAGTATATCTTACAAAACGCTTGACTTACGTATCCAACCCTATTAAAATCTGCGTATCTGATTGATGCTCTGATTGCGTAAAATTGCAAATAAAAATACGAACATTCGTTTGCGGATGAACTCGCAAATATTTTTATTTGTGAGTTCATTTATATTTTGTATCAAATCCATTGGGGAGGAGAAAATGAGCATTCTGAAAAAGCTCGGAACAATATTCCTGCTGTTCGCAATACCATACAGTATATTCGCCGCCAGTACCGGTAAGCTCGCCGGTACAGTTGTTGACAATGAATCTGGACAGCCGCTCCCAGGTGTAAATGTGATAATTGAAGGCACTGATCTTGGTGCGGCAACGAATGCGAAGGGTGAGTATTTTATTCTGAGAGTGCCTGTGGGCACTTATACGGTCAAAGCGCAAATTATTGGATATAAAACGGTTCGCCAGACGAATGTTCGGATCCAGGCTGATTTGACACGGACACTTGATTTTACTTTGGAAACTGAGGCGATTGCCGGGGAAGAGGTTGTAATAGAGGCAGAACGTCCCATGATTCAAAAAGATATGACCGCCAGCCGGCGCATAGTTTCCTCTGATGATATGCTCGACATGCCGGTTGAGTCCATCGAGGGGGCCGCTGGTATAGGGGCCGGAGCAGTAAACGATGGAGGAACCGTGCATTTCCGCGGTGGACGTTCCCAGGAAACTGTTTATATGGTGGACGGTGTTTCCCTCCAGGATCCGCTAACGGGAAACCCGAATGACAGTAGTATTCCGGTGCTTTCTGTGGATGAACAAACGGTGATTACCGGTGGTTTTGGTGCTGAATACGGGAACGCTCAGTCCGGTATTGTGAATGTGGTAACAAAAGAGGGATCCGATCAGTTTACCGGCCGGTTGCGTTATACCACGAGCGATTATGGCGCGTTGAATTCCAGCCTTATGTCAGGAATGACCGATCAGTATAAAAAACGGATAACCGAATTCTCGCTCGGCGGACCGATTATTCCTTCTACGCTCAACTTTTTTATTGCGGGTGAGCTGGACGACAGTAACGGACGGTTTCGGAATAATGGTTACGTCCAGAACAGCGTAAACGGAAAAATTACATTTCGTCCAACCGATAATTTAAAATTCAACCTCTCTGGTTTATATAATGTAAACGATCAAGAGGGCGGTTATAACCACGAATGGAGCCAGATCTGGACTGAAGACAAACTGCCACTATTTAGGAATAACGAACTTTTTGATGATTCCCTGGGTTGGTATGGCAACGATCAGCTGGATACTGAAGATAAAAATATGAACGGTATGTTGGATCCCGGCGAAGATCTGAACGGTAACGGCTCAATTGATTCCGAGGACATTAACCGGGATGCCAGTATAACCAGTTACGATATGTTGAAGAGGTTGCCCGTCTTTGACCAGAATTCAAACCAAATCGCCTTTAATTTCACGCATACGCTGAATGAAAAATCCTATTACGATGTGACCATCAGCCGGTACATGACAGAAAACAAGGGAAACGTACTTGAAAAGGTAAACGAGGACAGGAACTATAATGGCGTGCTGGATCCCGGTGAAGACCTGAATGGCAATGGAAAACTTGACGACGGTGAATCAGATCTGTTCCATGATAATAATCGGAATCAATTTATCGATGAATCCGAAAATAATGCCTGGGGCCAGTCAGATTGGGAATCCCAGTACAACAATTTGTTAGAATCTAATGGGGATGTGTTTACCCAAAATGGCTTGGATCCGATTACTTACCAGGAGTTTGTAAACCAGATTGGCGAAAGCCCGTCATCGGACGAGGTTTATGATTACCTGCGCGAATATGGTCTGCCGGGAAATGCTGCGACCAATAATCTTGCCAATGGTTTAAGCAAATGGTTGCCTTGGGATGCGGTCGTGAGTGCTGGAGATATCAGTAATGGATATTATTTTCCAGGGTCTAGTGGGTTTACCTATAACCGGAATAACTGGCACTACGATAAAAAAATAACGACAACCTTCCGGTTAGACTACACAAATCAGATTACAAACAACCACAAAATCGGCACCGGCCTCGAATATAAAGATTACGACCTCGTGAATTATGATGGGACAGATCGGTACGGTTACGGAGAAAATTATAACGTAACACCTGTTCAGGGTGCGTTTTATATCCAGGATAAGATGGAATTTGAAGGTATTATCGTGAATGCGGGTTTGCGGTTTGATTATTATGATCCGAAGGCAGTGGAACCGGCAGATGAAGAGGAGCCGGTCTGGAAAATTACCGACGATGATTTTGACCCGAGAACCGATTACGATAAACTTGGAGATATCAAACATCCGCAGCCGGTAGAAGCACACAGCGTGTGGAGCCCGCGACTTGGCGTTTCCCACCCGATAACGGAGCGGGATATCCTGTATTTTAATTATGGCCGGTATTTTCAGATCCCACGATTTGATTACGTTTTCCGGAATAGGAACTACAACCTGGGTGGTGGGTTTCCGATTATTGGGAATCCCTCACTGGAACCGGAAAAAACGGCTTCCTACGAAGTTGGCGTCAAGCATCAAGTATCGCGAGATATGCTCATGCAGGTAACCGGATTTTACAAAGATATTTCCGGTTTGACGGATACCCGTCCAGTGTACCACACCGTCCGCGATTGGTATTCAACCTTTATTAACCGGGATTACGGCAACGTGCGTGGAGCTGAGTTTGTGTTGTCCCGGCGTTCCGGCGGTTTATTCTCCGGCGAAATCAACTATACGTATTCCGTCGCCAAGGGGAAAAGTTCTGACTGGACCCAGGGATATCTGACCGAATGGGGGGGGGGATTGCTCCCAACAACTGAGAGTTATCTCGAATGGGATCAGACGCATACGGCAAATGCAAATATAATGATCAGGATACCCGGGGTGCAGTCCAGCAATAGTATTGTCAAACTGCTCGCCAGTGGCGAAACCCGTTCGAATATTGTTTGGTCGTACGGAAGTGGTACACGGTACACCAAGCCTGATCAGGGTCGGTTGGTTATTGAAAATACTGAGACACTACCGTGGACAATGATGACGGATCTTCGGTTAACTCATGACCTGAATACCGGCGGCCGGATTCAGCCGTCTGTTTTCCTGGTGATAAACAATCTCTTTAACAGGAAGAATATTCGTGGTCTGAGTGATACCCAATGGTATCATACGTACACCCGGACTCAGGAACAGTATGAAAATGGAGAGATTTCAGAAGAGGAATACCTGAGTGTAATGGACCAGAATGGAGACGGGGAAGCTGACCCCAATAAGGTTAATCCGGCGGGTGGCGAGTTAATGACGCCGACGGTTTATTCTGCTCCTAGAAATTATCGCCTTGGAATTTACATCAGGTTCTAAATACCTGCAATTCAGGTTGAATTATTAAGTACTATGTTCTCGCAAAGAGGAGGAAAAGTAGTGGGGAATTTTATATCCAACAAGACATGGCTTCCGTTGCTTGTTACTGTAGTGTTCCTGGGTGGTGCTACCCTGGGACTGGCGCGGGAGAAGGGCAAATCGGTGGACGAATCTGGCCTTTCGAAGCCGGCAGCTGACCGTCCCGAGCAGGCCTACTTTAACTTGACGCAGAATAACCTTTGGTCAACCGTCTCGAATTTCGGAAGTGTTGGAGATCCGAACCAGCCAACGACCGGTCGCCCGTCCATGCAGTGGCCCGGAGGGTCACAAAGCAACTACCTCTATGATGGGGGCCTGTGGGCCGGTACACGCCTCGGCGGCACAGAAGCGGTGACAACGTATTTCTATTCTCCTCATACCGAGTGGAATACAACCGTGGGCTATCCAGGTGAGTTCATCCGGGGTTTGCAGGCGCATTCGATCCAGGATAATTACGTAGTGTTTGATGATGCAAGTGATTGGCCAAACAGTAATCACATTCCACTAGGGTTACAGGTATTTCGCCGGGCATTAACTTGGAGTCTCCCGGAATACAGTGATGCGATCGTATTTGAGTATGAAATCGTGAATACTGGATTAAACGGGAACCTCGAAGACGTGTTCTTTTCCTTCTGGTATGATGTTGATGTCGCCGCGCCCAACGATGATAGTGAAGCTGCGATTGATGATCTGGTGGATTATGAGGGTTGGGATGGTAATGAAACCGATACAGACGAAGCCGATTTTGTCGACCACTGGGATCTGGACGGTGATGGTGAAACTGGTGGGTATGATGAGTACGGTGTTCCCTACAATAAGGATGAACCGCAAAACCCGAATTTCGGCACCGGTGATGGTGAACCTGATGGGTTCTTCGACGAATGGGGAATACTCTGGGATGAAGAAGGCCCAGTCATCCATTGGCAGGCGGACGCCACCACGGATGCCTATACGGCAGTAGCGGGAGATCCGGCTGTCATCAATGGAGATACGTTGACTGGTTATCTGTATCCCCGCAATTTTTCATATATCTATGATGGCGATCACCCGGCGACTTCCGGTAATGACTTTGGGGAACGCGATCTAAATATGCCCATCGACGGGTTTTTCGGCGGGCAATTAATTTATACGCCAGCTGGACCATACAATACGACAGTTGAAGATACGTTTATGCGGGCTTACTCCCACCAGTGGTGGAACTGGGAAAGCGACCCGATTGACTATGACAAGGATAAATGGGATTACATCCAGGGGCGTCATGAATCTAGCCTGGGATATAAGTTCTTGCCCAACCCGTTAATGTTGGGTTTCCCGCAGTTTGATTATCGGTTTCTGTTATCAACGGGGCCGTTTGACATCGCTGACGGCGATACGGTAAAAATCGTCTATGCTACGATTATCGGATCGGGGCTGAAGGGGGTCCGAACCACAGCGGATAGAATGGTTGAGGCGTATTATAGAGGAAGTATTAAGGGCAACCCGTATAATCCGACAGCATTTGATGAGGAGCCACATTGGGTGCTGCCAATCCCGCCGAATATTCCCAATCTTTCGTATAGCCCGGTCGATGGTGGAATTAAATTGGCCTGGGATAAAGCGGCGGAAGAATCCTTTGACCCACGGGTTGGGGCTGTGGATTTTGAAGGGTACAAGATCTACCGATCCCCGTATGAACCAGGCAGCTGGAGTTTGATCGCCGCGTTTGATAACGTAAATGAGGCGGTAAGTGTTGTGAATACAACAGGGGATACGGTTACAGATGTTCCTGTAGATTTGCCTGACATTGTAAATTCCTATATCGATACAGGGGGCGTGAACATGTGGGGTGATACAATTGACGCTCCCCTGAACGGCATTCCATATTATTACGCAGTGGCTGCCTATGACTCGGATAAGCCGGAACTAGGGGTAGCTTCTTCTCAATCACCGCTGAGTAACTATAAAACATCGGCATCAAATGCACCGATTCCGGTATATCCTGGCAAGCTGTATGAAGCTGGGGAGACAGCCAAGTCGTTGGGTTCTATAAAGGTGGTTCCCAACCCATACCGGGGAGCAGCCTTATGGGAGGAACGGTATGAGGACCGGATCCGTTTCTCAAATCTGCCACCGGTGTGCCGGATCCAGATTTTTTCACTGGTCGGGGATTTAGTCTATACCATCCAGCATGATGACGGGACAGACTTTGCCTATTGGGATTTGGTATCCCGGAATAACCAGAGTGTTGTTAGTGGCGTGTATGTGTACGCAGTTGAAACCGAAAACGACAAGCATGTTGGAAAATTCGTTGTCATGCGATAGGGCAGTGGAAAAACGATTATATCCATGAAAATGTTTGAGTTTGCAAAAACGATTTGGGAGATGCTACTAATGTTTAAAAAACGAATGCTCTCGTTTATAGCCATTGTCACCGGAGTAGTCACCTTTATTTTGATGACTGCCCCTATATCTAACGGACAAGATTTTGCCAAAGTCGGGACGTCCGGCGCCCATTTTCTTGATATCGGAATGGGGGCACGCGGTGTGGCCATGGGAGATGCCTATACAGCTGTTGGCGCGACTGATGCCTCAGCCACATTTTGGAATCCGTCGGCTCTGGCCTTTGGTGAGGGGATGAGTTTTGTCGGGACCTATGTTCAGTATATTGCCGATATTTCGTATGGAGCGGGAGCGGTTTCCTTTCCAGTGCATAATGTAGGAACCTTTGGATTGAGTTTTTCCTACCTGAATACCGGGGAGATGGAAGAAACCACCGTGTATCAACCGGAAGGTACCGGGGAAATGTTCTCCGCATCGGATGTCATGTTAGGAGTTACGTATTCCCGCGCACTTACTGATAAATTTACTTTCGGAGGGAATTTTAAATATATCCAGGAAACGCTTGCGGATTTAAAAGCCTCTGCCGTGGCATTTGACTTAAGTACGCTGTACTACACGGGTTTCCGCTCCCTGCGGCTCGGAATGCTCGTTCGGAATTTCGGACCGGATTTGGAGTTTGACGGCGATTATATTGACTATAATAACGGAACGCCACTTCCAGAAAAAGAGGGATATTCACCGTTTCATATGCCCCTGACGTTTAAAGTGGGGTTAGCTTATGATATCTTCCAGGCGAATCCGACGCATCAAATTACCCTGTCTGCAGATGCCGTCCACCCGAATGACAGTTATGAACGAATTAATCTTGGCGGCGAGTATAATTTTTTAAATACACTGGCAATTCGTGGAGGGTATATTACCAATCATGATACGGCAGGATTGACGCTGGGCCTTGGCGTAAATATAGCCAACTTCCAGGTTGATTATTCGTATTCTGATTTCGGCGTCTTAGACAACGTCAATCAGTTTACCATTGGTATGACTTACTAAATTGAGCAGCGTGCAATTACTGTATTATATGGAGGATATTGACTTTATGGGCCACGTTATGAATAAAACCAGAACTTATTTTACGTTTGCAGCAGCACTTGTGTTTTCGCTGACAATGTTGACTGCAAATAATTTATTCGGTCAAAATGCGCCAGAGCTCACGCAGGCAAGCTATTCTGCCGAATCACATTCGATCACCTTAACCTTTGGCTCCCAGGTCTATGCAGAACATTCTCTACTGGGCCTTATAGAGATTGATGACGACTTTGGTGGGCAGACACCCAATATCCATCTGGATACCGCGCAGGTGGTTACAGAAGGCGTCACCAATCAGGTGGTGATTGACCTGGTGTCCGGTGGAAGTGTTGCACTGCTAAAAGATTTTGAATCTCTGGATACCGGTAATCTGCAGATTATTGCAGAAAGCGGGGCCTTCCTTGCAGCTGACAGTATTACCTATTCTGATCCAGTATCCCTTGTTGACTCGGTGATGGTGAGTTATGCCGAATATTCAGGACGTACTTCCTTGGAAAGTGCTGCCTACGATGCGTATCTGAATCAGGTGGATTTGGTCTTTAATCGACCTGTATTAGTCTCAATGGTGGGCGAGCTGTCTTTGACCATCGGAGATGGGGCCGGTAGTGTACCGTTTCAGGGGTCTGTGGATATTTTTCAGACAAGCGACAATGATACAATTCAGATGGACCTGAATTCCCGACTGGCCCAGGCAGTTGAGCAACTGGACCTGAACTCCCTGGTCATTAACGGACCCAAGTGGGCATTTGTCGATACCTTTTACCGGGCTGTTCCTGCAATTGAAGGGGTCGGTGTCGCTGCGACGCCGGATACCGCAGCGTCCTTTAACCTGAACGCGGCTAGGTACAATAATCAGAAAAATACGCTGGCGATGGACTTTAACAGAACGGTACAGTTTGGTACCGTTATCGGAAACAGAGTGACATTTAATGCCGGTGGTGATTCGTATCTCCTGAAAGGCAACAAGTCAGAGCAATATAGAGATTCCACTGCCACGATTACCTTGATTCGAGAGGACCAGAGAAACGTGGAAAACCTGTTACGGGGAGCGGCCGGTTTTACGGTTGCCGTTGAAGCCTTCACTATTCAGGATCAGGAAGACAACGGGAATAACGCTTCCGAAGTCCCGGGTACCTTCGTGGATACACTAAATGCCGGGACACCGACCGTCACAGACACAGTGCGCTATGATGCGGAAACCAATACACTTAAAGTGAATTTTACGCAGCGCATGAATACAAATATCATTTATGAAGGATTTCATATTGTCAATTCAGCTGCTAATGACACTCTGACACTAAATGAGCCGGTGGAGGTGAACCGGGAAAATGCTCTGCAGACACTTGCAATAACGCTGGGCGACCGTGATGCATTTACCTTGGAATCAAATAGCAGTGCGGATAAATCCGGCAGTTTACATTTGGTTGTAGATGAATTTAGCGCATTTGATTTGGTGGATGGGAATGGCAATCTTCAGGTTGATGTTGATGACACCTTGCCGCTGATTTACACTGCTGATGCAACTGCACCGAATCTCGTCGAATTTTTCTACGATATGCGGAATGGTGTTGCTAGTTTTATGTTTGACAAGGAAACCGCTCTGGCGTCGGAACTGAGCTCGGGTGATGTGGAAGTTGGAGGCGTATCTGTTACGGGAATTGACAGCGTAGCGAATCCTGAACCGCATAGTGTTGCGTTATATGTGGATAGTGAAACAGAAGAAAGTCTGAGCCTCGCGAATCTGCCTGTGGCGAATCAGGTGGATTTATCCGTGAGTTACGGTAACGGGATTTTTGCCAATCTGGATGGAGTGGCGGCACAGAGCCAAACCGACGTGACCTCAGGGTTACTGAATGCTGCCGGCGAAGAAATTGCAGTCGGATACGGTCGGGAATTCTGGGTACGCAGTTTTGAGGCATTTGCACCGGCGCCCTCGCTATATCCGGCCTCGATTCGGGGAGTTGGAGACAAGTTAAGGGTCTATGTGAGCAATGCCCAGTGGCTGGAAGGGAATGTCACCCAACAGGATGTGGATACGCTGATAGCCAGGTTTGAGAGTGAAGCAGACAGTGGTATCTATAATTTTGTAACAACTACATATGGGTTGGAACCGAAGGATACCGATGGAGATCCGTTTATTAATGTATTGTTCTCCGACATCCTGGATGAATACGATCTGGGGCGGAACGATACCAACTCCGACTTATATGTCCACGGATTTTATACCGGCCAGGATACCCTAATGGTCCAGGAATATCAGTATTCCAATGAATCCGATCTCATTTATCTTGACTGTAATCCACAGACGATGACCGACGGTGAATTCGGCACCGGGCTTAATGCGATTACTAATGAATTCGTTAAAATGGTGCTTATTCAAAATCGGCCGGACCAGGAGCGGTGGATCCGTGAAGGCCTGGCAACGATGGCGGAATTTGGCATACTGGATGGTGAATATTCGTTATACGGCGGAGCAATCAATACCCCGTCGCAAAACCAGTTAACATACATTGAGGGATCACTGAAAACCCGGTCAGATGAAATCAATGCGTTTGCATTCCATCTGTACCTGTATGAGAAATATGGCGGCTTCGATCTCCTCGGAGAAATTGCTCAGAGTGATTCTGTCGGTATCAAGGCCGTTAGTGATGCGCTGAATACGTTTGGCGTTACCAAGACAATTGAACAGGTGTATGGCGATTACAGCGTAGCGTGCTTCCTTGATTTACCCCATGAGAATGATGTGTATAATGGTTTGTACTCAATCGAAAATTTGGCGTTAGACAATGCCCCGGTTAACAAAAATGCCACTCCATTAAACTGGAGCGAATCGAGTCCCGGGCCGTATTCACAGTCAGGGATTCAGCCGTGGTCGTTTAATTTTTATGCTAATATCGCCTATTCCCTTGATTTGCAGGGGAATCCTGTCCCCAAATCTCCGTTATTGGATGCCGACGGTCAATTCCAGTTTAACGGCCGGGATGACAGTCAATTTTCTTTGAATAAGGTCATGTTACGGAGCACGTATCTGGAACAGATGGATCCGGATTTCGCCGTAACACCGGTTGACAATTCCACGGAAGATGGTGTTGGAACCGTACCGGTCAGTGAAGAGGGATATGTGTTTGACAATGGGACTGCTGATGAACCGGTGACTGCGGATGAAAGCGCCGGACTGGCATTTTTAATTGTCGGAAAGACCGACGATGCTCCGGCGGCAAGCACCTATGATTTTGTGATTTCAAATTCCACATCGCCGCCGTCCTATGCAGACTTTCTGGCCACGCAAATTCCCACAAACAACCGGTATCTGAACCTCTATGTCATTTCCGAACACCGGATTTATGACGGTTTTGGTGTTGAGGGGCCCCGGGTGGAAATCTGGAGTGATGCCGATACGCTGGCCGGCGAAGTCCGGAACATTCAGACTATCGTGATGGATAAACTTTTCAGTCAGGGCCAGACTTCTGTTGTGTATCAGGGAGCGTACGAATTTACCTACGATGCGGAATACACCTACGATTTCCGGTTTTTTGGGCAGGATTTGTCCGGCAACTCTGCCGGAGGCGAGTCACTGGAAATCACCGCAATGAAATACGACGGACAACGTGCGGTGTCTATCAGCATTCCTGACGAAAATGGAACGATGAACCTGGCAGGTGAATCAGCGGAAGAGACATTCTTGACAGCCACGACTTTAAAGACAGATGTCTCTTTTGCCCCAGCGAAATTCGTGCAACCCAATGCCGGCGAAGCGGATAAACAGGTCAAAACCGTTTCTGACCCGTTTTTCTTTGGGCCGGTGAACCTTGAATTGCACAAACCAGCGGAAGTCTCCTTGGCCTACGATACAAATATAGAAGACCCCGGAAAGATCGGTGTGTATTATCTGCACAAAGGAGCGTGGGAATATATCGGTGGCGAAATTGATCCCGCGACGAATACAATAAGGACCAAAACAAAAAATCTCGGGTATTTTGTCCTGAAATCCGGAGCCCATCCGGACACACCAGAAGAATTACAAATTCCGGCAAAATTTGCCCTGTACCAGAACTATCCGAATCCGTTTAACCCGATCACCCAGATTAAGTATGGACTTGCGGAAGAGACCGTAGTCAACATATCTGTGTATAACTTGTTGGGGCAGCGGATTGCGACCCTGGTAAATAAATCACAGGCGGCTGGATATCATAGGATATCCTGGGATGCCACGAACGATTTTGGCCGGAAGGTGAGTTCGGGGGTGTATTTTATCAGGATTCGAACTCCTGAATTTACGGCGCACAAAAAAATGGTGTATTTACGATAAATATATTTTAGGAAT
Protein-coding sequences here:
- a CDS encoding T9SS type A sorting domain-containing protein, producing MGNFISNKTWLPLLVTVVFLGGATLGLAREKGKSVDESGLSKPAADRPEQAYFNLTQNNLWSTVSNFGSVGDPNQPTTGRPSMQWPGGSQSNYLYDGGLWAGTRLGGTEAVTTYFYSPHTEWNTTVGYPGEFIRGLQAHSIQDNYVVFDDASDWPNSNHIPLGLQVFRRALTWSLPEYSDAIVFEYEIVNTGLNGNLEDVFFSFWYDVDVAAPNDDSEAAIDDLVDYEGWDGNETDTDEADFVDHWDLDGDGETGGYDEYGVPYNKDEPQNPNFGTGDGEPDGFFDEWGILWDEEGPVIHWQADATTDAYTAVAGDPAVINGDTLTGYLYPRNFSYIYDGDHPATSGNDFGERDLNMPIDGFFGGQLIYTPAGPYNTTVEDTFMRAYSHQWWNWESDPIDYDKDKWDYIQGRHESSLGYKFLPNPLMLGFPQFDYRFLLSTGPFDIADGDTVKIVYATIIGSGLKGVRTTADRMVEAYYRGSIKGNPYNPTAFDEEPHWVLPIPPNIPNLSYSPVDGGIKLAWDKAAEESFDPRVGAVDFEGYKIYRSPYEPGSWSLIAAFDNVNEAVSVVNTTGDTVTDVPVDLPDIVNSYIDTGGVNMWGDTIDAPLNGIPYYYAVAAYDSDKPELGVASSQSPLSNYKTSASNAPIPVYPGKLYEAGETAKSLGSIKVVPNPYRGAALWEERYEDRIRFSNLPPVCRIQIFSLVGDLVYTIQHDDGTDFAYWDLVSRNNQSVVSGVYVYAVETENDKHVGKFVVMR
- a CDS encoding PorV/PorQ family protein, which produces MFKKRMLSFIAIVTGVVTFILMTAPISNGQDFAKVGTSGAHFLDIGMGARGVAMGDAYTAVGATDASATFWNPSALAFGEGMSFVGTYVQYIADISYGAGAVSFPVHNVGTFGLSFSYLNTGEMEETTVYQPEGTGEMFSASDVMLGVTYSRALTDKFTFGGNFKYIQETLADLKASAVAFDLSTLYYTGFRSLRLGMLVRNFGPDLEFDGDYIDYNNGTPLPEKEGYSPFHMPLTFKVGLAYDIFQANPTHQITLSADAVHPNDSYERINLGGEYNFLNTLAIRGGYITNHDTAGLTLGLGVNIANFQVDYSYSDFGVLDNVNQFTIGMTY